The genomic interval TGTCATGTTTTTCCTGTCCCAGTTGAATCCGAGTCACTGCAAGTTCGGCCATGACCATCGAGCGGCGAGGTTGTTCAACTACAAGGAGGGTTCCGCGTGTCATGGGGTGTTGGATTTGGAGACTAATAAGCAACGTCGGCTTAATGGTCAAGGACCAACTGATTTTGGGCTCGTACCTCGGGCTGGCACGGTTTGATTCATAAGGAAACGAAATCAGCGCAAATATATGGTGGAATAGTGTAGTTGATGGCACTTGGTATGCGGAAGTGATGTCTGGGTCTCTTCTATTGGCTTTTGACGGAATGCATGACTGGTGACTCTATTGATACCAATTGATTGACAAGGTGTTGGTGATGTATTAGCGTGTGGGCGAGCTTAAGTGTCTTTTGATGGCAAGACCTTCGTATTTATCCAAATCTACATATCTAAGCCAAATCTCGATTACTGCGATTTCTGTTCTCGTCTTCGAAGTCaacacacatacacacatcGTACTATACTATGACCGATGCAGTTGCTGGCTCGCTTTCGTCCCACCATTAACCTACCTACATCGTTGATATAGCTACCTAGTATTAAGTCGAGTTGAAATGTAGACAGCGGAAAATCAACGCTTTGTGATTGTACTAGCTATCAGTAGAAACACCCCTTTAACATCCACTTAGTCCAGCCAAGATTCCCGTTAGAGTAGTACATCAAAAGGTCCATTGCATGGCTAATACACCGCCAATTTTCCAAACCAAAACATGCCGATAACAGCAAGGGAAAGCGTCACAGGACGTCCAAAGATTACCAGTTCTCTCGCACAACTTTTTCgcccttcttttccttctgagGCCAACTATTTCCTCCGTCGTCACAAGGCCCCCAACCCACCTTTGAAGGACCAAGAATCTTATCGTCGGTCGGATCGTCAAGTGGGACATCTGAATCACCGCCTAGTCACATCTGGAGTATTGCCCTGAATATCAATGCGCATGACCACGTCCTTCTGCAGCAAATCCTTCCAGTGCTCAACCAGCTCGTACTTGCACATTGTCTTGCTGCCAAACTATAGGTGATTGGACAGTTTCCCAGACGCAATATCTTCGTTGCCGACAGAGAGAAGACAGCCCTTTGCTCTGGTAAGTCCCAGATTAACCCGACGGCTTTTCCtgaagaaagccaaggtcGGAGCGCCTCTCCGAGTTGGTGACTGTCCAGTCTACCAGTACGACGCCCGCTTCGTGGCCTTGGGCCGCATCGATCGTGAGGACCTTTGGGAGACGTTCAAAGGCCACGCCAGTTCTTTGAGAAAGCCTTTGGAGGGCCTCGATGTACAGGCTCTTTTGGCCCAGATATGGCACGAGCAATGTAAAGGTATAACCATCGACGGGAAGGATGCGTTCTATGAGTGTCATCACTGTGGTAACGTTTGCCACATTGTAACGCGACATGGTCCTTTCATCCCTGGCCATTGTCCCATTGATTGAGATCCCGAGGAGGTGACAGTTGACCCTGTTCATGTCTTGCTCGGGATAGTGCATCAAGATCCATTCCTTGAGGCCGTTGAGGAAGGTAGGAGGAATGGCGATGCCATGAGTCGAGGTCGCgttcctccttttcccctcgTATGTGTACCTATTGGGGAATTCCCAGAGCTCAGGCCTCATGCGCTGTTGTATATTCATCGACACCTTGGTCTCTGTGGACCGAAGAATTCTGTCGAACAATGATCGACTGATCTGGGAGGCAAAATCGTTGAAAGGTTCATCCTCCGAATTCATGACGACAGGACCCAGCTGAAACCTGTCTCCAAACCGAATAATGCCCTTGATATCATGAGCCCTGCTCAGGGCAGCGACAGGAATCCACGCCTCGGTCTCGAGACATTGGCCACCTTCGTCTGCAATCACAACAATACCGCGTGATGGGGTTAC from Aspergillus flavus chromosome 7, complete sequence carries:
- a CDS encoding putative nonsense-mediated mRNA decay protein translates to MVGQSHNKAVSKSIPARYTGIVGTRVNIAKILLCTSQVVDTDIVRKYGLRTQNDVTPSRGIVVIADEGGQCLETEAWIPVAALSRAHDIKGIIRFGDRFQLGPVVMNSEDEPFNDFASQISRSLFDRILRSTETKVSMNIQQRMRPELWEFPNRYTYEGKRRNATSTHGIAIPPTFLNGLKEWILMHYPEQDMNRVNCHLLGISINGTMARDERTMSRYNVANVTTVMTLIERILPVDGYTFTLLVPYLGQKSLYIEALQRLSQRTGVAFERLPKVLTIDAAQGHEAGVVLVDWTVTNSERRSDLGFLQEKPSG